One window from the genome of Anaerobranca gottschalkii DSM 13577 encodes:
- a CDS encoding YwmB family TATA-box binding protein: MFNRTIYLLSIILVLTLALSNVVSGANYKKHEIEPLLEVAKKIQGDILGYSVLGYIKVQDLTEEEIVMILREMGYTKGVTKENYYFEEGNKTVLVDWHNGKCYYKLVVYYGQETQVVLSVDTGKEVDITKIYDKVKGVLLRYNDNVHISTSIYQHLPKKLTTGEIVEKIYLSFNHLSAKLTLDYQGEGESYGFLGYSPYLGNTIESQGRKVNLHIAVYLDEHKGGYYLIIANPIIAASY; encoded by the coding sequence ATGTTTAACAGAACAATCTATCTATTATCAATAATATTAGTATTAACATTAGCTCTAAGTAATGTTGTTTCAGGGGCAAATTATAAAAAACATGAAATAGAGCCATTATTAGAGGTTGCAAAAAAAATTCAAGGTGATATATTAGGATATAGCGTGTTAGGATACATTAAAGTCCAGGATTTAACTGAAGAGGAAATAGTTATGATTCTACGGGAAATGGGCTATACAAAGGGTGTGACAAAGGAAAATTATTATTTTGAAGAAGGTAATAAAACTGTTTTAGTGGACTGGCATAATGGAAAATGTTATTATAAATTAGTTGTATATTATGGACAGGAGACTCAAGTAGTTTTATCAGTAGATACTGGAAAGGAAGTAGATATTACTAAAATATATGATAAAGTAAAAGGGGTATTATTACGGTACAATGATAATGTACATATTAGCACCAGTATATACCAACACTTACCTAAAAAATTAACAACAGGGGAAATTGTTGAGAAAATTTATCTTTCCTTTAACCACCTTTCAGCTAAACTGACTTTAGATTATCAAGGGGAAGGGGAAAGTTATGGATTCTTAGGGTATAGTCCGTATTTGGGAAATACTATAGAAAGTCAAGGGAGGAAAGTTAACCTACATATAGCAGTTTACTTAGATGAACATAAAGGAGGATATTATTTAATAATTGCAAATCCAATAATTGCGGCAAGCTATTAA